GTATTTGTCTCCTGTCTAAGATAACTCTCTTTGGTGATATGATAGGTAACGCGTTTTTACAACGGACAAGTTGAGACCGTCCTTCCGAGTAAATGGATGTCTTCGAATCTGAAAGTTCAGAGCAGCTTCCTTTCCTCAAGCATTTCAAATAGAGTAATAGATTCATCATTAATTCAATAGACGAATTAGAGGTTTTTCAATTTCGCTTAAAATCTTGAGTAGTAGGTAGAGCAGTCTATTCCCAGGTATGGAATCCAATTACCAAATGCCCCTTCAATTGCAAATAGTTAATGTAAGAAACGTTTGGGGGTCTACCGTCTCAATTCCTTAGCAACaataataattaaataaaagttGGCTGGGAAGACTTGAGTCGTCAACTCCATCAAGAAAACAAGTAGCATATAAACAATGTAGTAGGAGTTGTCCGCCTTTGTATCAACCTTCTATTTACAACCAAATATCCTTTCCAAATCATATTAGTAGTATTCTATCCTCGCAACATTTTATTGCCAATACTCTACTCCTtgtaccccaaaaaaaaaaaaagcaatggCTGAATTGCTTCTTCCAAAGATAATAGATGTATTGGGTGATGTGGCCGTGAAGCAGTTTGGGGAGAAGGTCAACCTGGTGAGAGGGGTTGAAGAGGAGGTGGCAAATATCTCCTCTAAGTTGGCAACCATTGAAAAAGTGCTGCATGATGCAGAGAGACGAAGGCTGAAGGACAGAAGTGTTGGAATTTGGCTGGAAAAGCTTGAGGACATAACATATGAGATGGATGATGTGCTGGACGAATGGAACCTCAAGATTCACAGAGCAAAGAATGCTAGAACGCAGCCAACACTGTGGAACAAGGTTCGTTCCTTTATCCTATCCCTTTGTTCTTGTCTCAAACAACTTCCTGTGCGTAGTGACATAGCtcagaaaataaagaaaataaatgaacaGCTAGAATTAACTTTGAAAGAGGCAGATCAATTCAAGTTTCTTACAAGTGGGGGGATTCCTGATTCTCATGATTTTCAACGAATTAAGACTACCTCAAGCATAGACGAATCAGAGGTCTATGGTCGAGCAGCTGATATGGAGAAGGTTCT
Above is a genomic segment from Coffea eugenioides isolate CCC68of chromosome 5, Ceug_1.0, whole genome shotgun sequence containing:
- the LOC113770414 gene encoding putative disease resistance protein RGA4 produces the protein MAELLLPKIIDVLGDVAVKQFGEKVNLVRGVEEEVANISSKLATIEKVLHDAERRRLKDRSVGIWLEKLEDITYEMDDVLDEWNLKIHRAKNARTQPTLWNKIILIDGSK